In the Apteryx mantelli isolate bAptMan1 chromosome 1, bAptMan1.hap1, whole genome shotgun sequence genome, one interval contains:
- the CPM gene encoding carboxypeptidase M isoform X2 has protein sequence MHGDETVGREILLHLIDFLVTNYRRDPVVTRLLNNTRIHIMPTMNPDGFEATKVPDCYYSHGRYNKNGEDLNRNFPDVFESNNVTIQPETQAVMNWIKNETFVLSANLHGGALVASYTFDNGNSVTGSLKGYSRSPDDDVFIHLAKTYSFNHASMYKGAGCDNRQPFPEGITNGYSWYPLEGGMQDYNYVWGQCFEITLELSCCKYPPEDQLEQFWRDNKVALIEYIKQVHLGIKGQVTDKNGNPIPNAIVEAKGRPHVCPYRTNEHGEYFLLLLPGVYVINATVPGFKSMLKTVEVPNNAGNFSALKCDFSFSEVSIRTRAASCPKTPLYQELERTSAAGKPTLHLFVLMTIMLVIFK, from the exons ATGCATGGGGATGAG ACTGTTGGGAGAGAAATTCTGCTCCATTTGATAGACTTCCTGGTGACAAACTATAGACGTGACCCAGTTGTTACCCGGTTACTTAATAACACCCGGATTCATATCATGCCAACAATGAATCCTGATGGATTTGAAGCTACAAAAGTGCCTGATTGTTATTACTCACACGGAAG GTACAATAAGAATGGAGAAGATCTGAACCGGAATTTTCCTGATGTCTTTGAAAGTAACAACGTCACCATTCAGCCAGAGACTCAAGCAGTGATGAACTggataaaaaatgaaacatttgtcCTTTCAGCAAACTTGCATGGGGGTGCCCTGGTTGCCAGTTACACATTTGATAATGGTAACTCAG TTACCGGCTCTTTAAAAGGCTATAGCAGATCTCCAGATGATGATGTTTTTATTCACCTGGCGAAAACCTATTCTTTCAACCATGCGAGCATGTACAAAGGGGCTGGGTGTGACAACAGACAACCCTTTCCAGAAGGCATTACCAATGGGTATTCGTGGTACCCACTGGAAG gTGGAATGCAAGATTACAACTATGTCTGGGGACAATGTTTTGAAATTACATTGGAGCTGTCATGCTGTAAATATCCCCCTGAAGACCAGCTGGAACAGTTCTGGAGAGACAACAAAGTTGCTTTAATTGAATATATAAAACAAGTGCATCTAG GCATCAAAGGTCAAGTTACTGATAAGAACGGGAATCCTATTCCAAATGCAATCGTGGAAGCCAAAGGAAGACCTCATGTCTGCCCTTACCGAACAAATGAACATGGAGAGTACTTCCTTCTCCTTTTGCCTGGGGTATACGTGATCAAT GCTACTGTACCAGGATTTAAATCAATGCTGAAGACAGTGGAAGTACCCAATAATGCTGGTAACTTCAGTGCTTTGAAATGTGACTTCTCTTTCTCAGAAGTCTCTATCAGAACAAGAGCTGCTTCGTGTCCTAAAACTCCCCTCTACCAAGAGCTTGAACGCActtcagcagcaggaaaaccaacTTTACATCTCTTTGTTTTAATGACCATTATGcttgtaatttttaaataa